In bacterium, the following proteins share a genomic window:
- a CDS encoding cytochrome c3 family protein, which yields MNRFKLWIAAAFAVAVVVPTLAEPDMIVPDVDREQLGTHVALGWNDLGMHCMNSDFSVMTVLPPYNNIWVQVIERGPIPTLVESGVTLTYRFPENTTSSNKVNFWNYAQALFGTTPATDVGLTGKGLTGELDWNGTAFEAAGIPLTPWSDADLANEQPYQWAEVSVTTEPDGTLVDKTTFVAPVSTEMRCNKCHGGSTEAQTARNILEEHDEEEGTNLMGSQPVLCASCHASNALGTPGIGIKNLSRAVHGLHAKEEGNMNCYDCHPGQNTQCQRGAMSIAGIGCTDCHGTLTEMRTALNNGRQPWLEEPRCQTCHEDHGEEAGTLYRQSTGHGGVYCAACHNSPHALMPTTQSRDWVQSMRVQGTATYIKDCLVCHTEQPMAPGPHGVITSYLMVRMLDKESLLTPVQFPAAEVTEDSAFDVADVIHQVGRGL from the coding sequence ATGAACAGATTCAAGCTCTGGATCGCCGCTGCGTTCGCAGTGGCCGTGGTTGTCCCGACACTCGCAGAACCGGATATGATCGTTCCGGATGTCGATCGTGAACAGCTCGGAACGCATGTCGCTCTCGGTTGGAACGACCTCGGGATGCACTGCATGAATTCGGACTTCAGCGTAATGACTGTCCTGCCCCCCTACAACAATATCTGGGTCCAGGTGATCGAGCGCGGCCCGATCCCCACACTCGTCGAGAGTGGTGTGACGCTGACGTATCGCTTTCCGGAGAACACGACGAGTTCGAATAAGGTGAATTTCTGGAATTACGCGCAGGCCCTGTTTGGAACCACGCCAGCCACCGATGTGGGTCTGACGGGCAAAGGACTGACCGGCGAACTGGATTGGAACGGGACGGCGTTCGAAGCCGCGGGCATTCCGCTGACGCCCTGGAGCGATGCCGATCTTGCCAATGAGCAGCCTTACCAATGGGCGGAAGTCTCCGTGACGACCGAGCCCGATGGGACATTGGTCGACAAGACAACTTTCGTGGCACCCGTGTCGACCGAGATGCGCTGTAACAAGTGCCACGGCGGCAGCACGGAGGCGCAGACGGCTCGGAACATTCTGGAAGAGCACGACGAAGAGGAAGGCACAAACCTGATGGGCAGCCAGCCTGTCCTGTGCGCCAGTTGCCACGCCTCGAATGCCCTCGGAACGCCCGGTATCGGCATCAAGAACCTGTCGCGCGCCGTACATGGCCTCCACGCCAAGGAAGAGGGCAACATGAACTGCTATGATTGCCATCCGGGCCAGAATACGCAGTGCCAGCGTGGCGCGATGTCGATCGCCGGCATTGGCTGCACGGATTGCCATGGAACCCTGACGGAGATGCGCACGGCGCTGAATAATGGACGTCAACCGTGGCTGGAAGAGCCTCGCTGTCAAACCTGCCATGAAGATCATGGCGAAGAAGCCGGAACCCTCTATCGCCAGAGCACGGGCCACGGCGGGGTCTACTGCGCCGCATGCCACAACAGCCCCCACGCCCTGATGCCGACGACCCAGAGCCGCGACTGGGTCCAGTCCATGCGTGTCCAGGGCACTGCGACGTACATCAAGGACTGCCTGGTGTGTCACACCGAGCAACCGATGGCGCCGGGACCCCACGGCGTGATCACGAGCTACCTGATGGTTCGAATGCTGGACAAGGAGTCGCTGCTGACGCCGGTGCAGTTCCCTGCAGCGGAAGTCACGGAAGATTCTGCGTTCGATGTGGCCGACGTGATCCACCAGGTCGGTCGAGGCCTCTGA
- a CDS encoding ribose-phosphate pyrophosphokinase, with protein MNRYPEGPLIICGRDSVNLAQRVADCLKIQLGHAEIRKFSDDETFVRINDNVRGRDIFIVQSTHKPANENLMELLLLLDAARRASADRITAVIPYFGYARQDRKAQGRVALSAKLVANLVTTAGANRVLTIDLHSSQIQGFFDIPLDHLYAGSILLEHARTLDLSKAVVVSPDVGNVKLGRDYATRLGLHLVIIDKRRPEPNRSEVMAIIGAEEVVGRNVLIFDDLIDTAGTICNAAQALRERGARDVYALATHGVLSGPALDRLQEAPIKQIAITNTILQDRERLPEKIKILDVAPLLATAIDRIHKDSSVSALFQNAKP; from the coding sequence ATGAACCGTTACCCGGAAGGACCTCTCATCATCTGCGGCCGAGATTCGGTCAATCTAGCCCAGCGCGTGGCGGATTGCCTGAAGATTCAGCTCGGCCACGCCGAAATCCGCAAGTTCAGTGACGACGAGACCTTTGTCCGCATCAACGACAATGTCCGCGGGCGGGACATCTTCATTGTCCAGTCCACCCACAAGCCGGCGAACGAGAACCTGATGGAGCTGCTCCTGCTCCTGGACGCCGCCCGTCGGGCCAGCGCCGATCGCATTACGGCCGTCATCCCGTACTTCGGCTACGCCCGCCAGGACCGCAAGGCTCAGGGCCGCGTTGCCCTGTCGGCCAAGTTGGTCGCCAACCTGGTGACGACGGCCGGTGCCAATCGCGTTCTGACGATCGACCTGCATTCCAGCCAGATCCAGGGGTTCTTCGACATCCCGCTTGATCATCTGTACGCAGGCTCGATCCTGCTGGAGCACGCCCGGACGCTGGATCTGAGCAAGGCCGTCGTAGTCTCTCCGGACGTGGGCAATGTGAAGCTCGGCCGGGACTATGCGACCCGTCTCGGGCTGCACCTGGTGATCATCGACAAGCGTCGTCCGGAGCCCAATCGTTCCGAGGTCATGGCCATCATCGGTGCCGAGGAAGTCGTGGGAAGAAATGTACTGATTTTCGATGATCTGATTGACACGGCGGGCACCATATGTAACGCAGCCCAGGCCCTTCGCGAGAGGGGCGCACGGGATGTTTATGCCCTGGCGACACATGGAGTGTTGAGCGGACCGGCTTTAGACCGTCTGCAAGAGGCTCCGATCAAGCAGATCGCCATCACAAACACCATCCTTCAGGATAGGGAAAGATTACCGGAAAAGATCAAAATCCTGGATGTAGCCCCATTGCTGGCGACAGCCATTGATAGAATTCATAAAGACAGTTCTGTCAGTGCTCTGTTTCAGAATGCGAAGCCCTGA
- a CDS encoding 50S ribosomal protein L25, with product MAQTAVAMKLDAKVREERGKEKAKKLRFAGMLPGVVYGSGKDAVSIVLDAHEFQLVRQAAHGDSVLIDLNVDNGDHDKVFIKALQRDPVTSKIEHVDLLRVDMNKEITLKVSVRQIGDTPLGVREGGLLEQVRYKVEVRCLPGNVPAHIEVDLTELGAGATFHISDLPVLEGVEYLEEPDTTIFSIVSKAKLEAAAFAAEEAAAAAGGEEGEAEAAEGEAEEGEAAEGEAKE from the coding sequence ATGGCTCAAACGGCAGTTGCAATGAAGCTCGACGCGAAGGTTCGCGAGGAGCGCGGTAAAGAGAAGGCCAAGAAGCTGCGCTTCGCCGGGATGCTTCCCGGTGTCGTCTACGGCAGCGGCAAGGATGCCGTCTCTATCGTCCTGGATGCCCACGAGTTCCAACTCGTCCGGCAAGCCGCCCACGGCGACTCGGTCCTAATCGACCTGAACGTCGACAACGGCGACCACGACAAGGTCTTCATCAAGGCGCTTCAGCGCGATCCCGTCACCAGCAAGATCGAACACGTCGATCTGCTCCGCGTGGATATGAACAAGGAAATCACGCTCAAGGTTTCCGTTCGCCAGATTGGCGACACGCCGCTTGGCGTTCGAGAAGGCGGCCTTCTCGAGCAGGTTCGTTACAAGGTTGAAGTTCGCTGCTTGCCCGGCAACGTTCCGGCTCACATCGAAGTCGACCTGACTGAGCTTGGCGCCGGCGCAACCTTCCATATCTCCGACCTGCCCGTTCTTGAGGGCGTCGAGTACCTGGAAGAGCCTGACACGACGATCTTCTCGATCGTTTCGAAGGCCAAGCTGGAAGCTGCTGCATTCGCCGCCGAAGAGGCTGCGGCCGCTGCCGGTGGTGAAGAAGGCGAAGCCGAAGCCGCCGAAGGCGAAGCCGAAGAGGGCGAAGCCGCCGAAGGCGAAGCGAAGGAATAA
- a CDS encoding PAS domain S-box protein, translating to MDRFDSVGDRIGEIASRHGADMAKETKKPRAHKGRKKAAKATAKAKAPVPERPCPIETEARLRAIVDTAVDAIITIDEFGIVDAFNPAAEKMFGFKAKEVLGEHLTLLMPEPFSKHHDEYVHRYMETGENHVIGRRVEVVGRRKNGTVFPMELSVSEMLVNGRRMFTGIGRDVTEKREASERIRQTSRFLESILDSLSNHIAILDSEGIIIHVNDAWRRYTRENNLGIPEDGIGVNYLKVCLESMGEEGRRAADGIRAIMRGDTPDFSMEYLCPKAKSEQWFKMQVTCFRGHDGQRVVVSHENITARKAAERDLQEERNFVSTVLDTAGALLVVTDIRGRIVRFNRACEALTGYSSEEVLGRTIWDFLVDEDDVREVRRVFSQLRRTVFTNEAENHWMCRDGTKRLIAWRNACLLNEEGKRAFIVSSGIDISERERIARELREIQKLEAVGRVVGGLAHDFNTIVGVITGHCEYLLYRQLHEDDPLRGDIDEILRAGQRATDLIQQVLAFSRRQSSRPKRMALNEVVSDIEQMLRRLVGREHELTIKTQRKLGEIRGDRGQMEQVILNLVVNARDALERSGSIAIEVENEELSENYARQRIGIKPGQFVHLAVRDTGHGIDTETMPRIFEPFFTTKEPGKGTGLGLSTVYGIVRQHGGTIEVDSTPGEGTAFHIYLPCV from the coding sequence TTGGACCGGTTCGATTCCGTCGGCGATCGAATCGGCGAGATTGCCAGCCGACACGGTGCTGACATGGCCAAAGAGACAAAGAAGCCGCGCGCTCACAAGGGGCGCAAGAAAGCCGCGAAGGCCACGGCGAAGGCCAAGGCGCCCGTGCCCGAGCGCCCCTGTCCGATCGAGACGGAGGCGCGACTGCGCGCGATCGTCGACACGGCTGTGGATGCGATTATCACGATCGACGAGTTTGGAATCGTCGATGCGTTCAATCCCGCCGCGGAAAAGATGTTCGGTTTCAAAGCCAAGGAAGTCCTCGGCGAGCACCTGACCTTGCTGATGCCCGAACCCTTCTCGAAACACCACGACGAGTACGTGCATCGCTACATGGAGACCGGCGAGAATCACGTGATCGGTCGGCGCGTTGAAGTCGTTGGCCGGCGCAAGAACGGCACCGTCTTCCCGATGGAGCTTTCTGTCAGCGAGATGTTGGTGAATGGGCGGCGGATGTTCACTGGAATCGGCCGCGACGTCACCGAGAAACGCGAAGCATCCGAGCGCATTCGCCAGACCAGCCGATTCCTCGAATCGATCCTCGATTCGCTTTCGAATCACATCGCGATTCTCGACAGTGAAGGCATCATCATCCACGTCAACGACGCCTGGCGGCGGTACACTCGAGAAAACAACCTCGGGATCCCCGAGGACGGGATCGGCGTGAACTACCTGAAGGTCTGCCTCGAGAGCATGGGCGAGGAAGGACGCCGCGCAGCGGATGGAATTCGCGCGATCATGCGTGGGGATACTCCCGATTTCTCGATGGAGTACCTCTGCCCGAAGGCCAAGTCCGAGCAATGGTTCAAGATGCAGGTCACCTGTTTCCGCGGCCACGACGGCCAGCGCGTCGTTGTCTCTCACGAGAACATCACGGCTCGAAAAGCAGCCGAACGCGACTTGCAGGAGGAGCGCAACTTTGTTTCCACCGTGCTGGACACGGCTGGCGCCCTGCTGGTTGTCACAGACATCCGCGGTCGGATCGTGCGCTTCAATCGCGCTTGCGAAGCACTAACGGGTTACAGCTCGGAGGAGGTCCTTGGTCGAACGATTTGGGATTTCCTGGTCGACGAAGACGACGTTCGCGAAGTGCGCCGCGTCTTCAGTCAACTCCGCCGGACGGTGTTTACGAATGAAGCGGAGAACCACTGGATGTGTCGCGACGGGACGAAGCGCCTCATCGCATGGCGCAACGCATGTCTGCTGAATGAAGAAGGAAAGCGCGCGTTCATCGTCAGTTCCGGCATCGACATTTCGGAGCGCGAACGAATCGCCCGCGAGCTGCGCGAGATTCAGAAACTGGAGGCGGTCGGTCGCGTTGTCGGCGGGCTGGCCCATGACTTCAACACGATCGTCGGCGTCATCACCGGGCACTGCGAGTACCTGCTCTATCGCCAGTTGCACGAGGACGATCCTTTGCGCGGCGACATCGACGAAATCCTTCGCGCCGGCCAGCGCGCAACGGACTTGATCCAGCAAGTGCTTGCCTTCAGCCGACGTCAGTCATCACGTCCGAAGCGCATGGCTCTTAACGAGGTCGTCAGCGATATCGAGCAGATGCTGCGAAGACTCGTCGGCCGCGAGCACGAATTGACCATCAAGACGCAGAGAAAACTCGGCGAAATCCGTGGCGACCGCGGCCAGATGGAGCAGGTGATTTTGAACCTCGTCGTCAATGCGCGCGACGCACTGGAACGCTCCGGCTCAATCGCCATCGAGGTCGAAAACGAGGAACTGAGCGAGAATTACGCGCGTCAGCGCATCGGCATCAAGCCGGGGCAATTCGTACACTTGGCCGTTCGCGATACCGGCCATGGAATCGACACTGAAACCATGCCGCGCATCTTCGAGCCGTTCTTCACGACGAAAGAGCCGGGCAAGGGGACCGGACTCGGGCTTTCGACTGTTTATGGAATTGTCCGTCAGCATGGCGGAACCATCGAAGTCGACAGCACGCCGGGCGAAGGAACCGCCTTCCACATCTACCTGCCGTGCGTCTGA
- a CDS encoding DUF2029 domain-containing protein, translating into MSDQEPIAEQAPPRRTSGHLWLAIALIPPVILLLFIGLHPFKRSVEAIAYPYQIDPEEGFLFEQAIQLAKGRTIYPDISGYPYTVGNYPPVYPAMWAGLVPFAPRSIAPGRLLATLATLVIVALLLYGILRETGLVVPSLLGAGLFLATWDLNDWIAYARVDLPAIAFGLAGLIAITSSRRWAGLWAGVALFTLAFFTKQTQIVAPAAVLVGMLWRRETTRAGIFCIAMLAAVGITTLALQLMTGGEFLRHTVLYNMNVFDPEQLQRWIHHIWFWGKFKIVATALLLMVVPAVWRHQRWIERDEESGEEEAQDDTPPEGITFTAYLIFATLSVISIGKEGAAANYLLEFNAAIALFVGVNLGLLVRRVGDREHPHQTLTLMSGLTIALFWFHALDLFAYPVADGVQKRDLLAGGPTQQDRAVAEVVYSQVLDATGPVLCEEPVFNILAGQKVLFQPFIMSQLAKEKKWDESGFVKDLIEGKFDLIVTSQDLMDDDQFFWRFTPNMRAAIKASYVEKSHVGRYFLYVPKDPSETDPDRPWIAALSWDSAHLDAT; encoded by the coding sequence ATGAGCGATCAGGAGCCGATTGCGGAGCAGGCGCCCCCTCGCCGCACGAGCGGGCATCTATGGCTGGCCATCGCGCTGATTCCGCCGGTGATCCTGCTGCTCTTCATCGGGCTGCATCCGTTCAAGCGGTCAGTCGAGGCCATTGCGTATCCGTACCAGATCGACCCGGAAGAAGGCTTTCTGTTCGAGCAGGCCATCCAATTGGCTAAGGGCCGGACGATCTATCCCGATATTTCCGGATACCCCTATACCGTTGGCAACTACCCTCCTGTCTATCCCGCCATGTGGGCCGGGCTGGTGCCGTTTGCCCCGCGCAGCATCGCCCCTGGGCGCCTGCTGGCGACCTTGGCCACTCTCGTGATCGTCGCACTGCTCCTCTACGGCATTCTGCGAGAGACGGGGCTCGTGGTGCCGTCGCTGCTTGGGGCCGGTCTCTTCCTGGCCACCTGGGATCTGAACGACTGGATCGCCTATGCTCGAGTCGATCTGCCAGCGATCGCTTTCGGCCTGGCGGGGTTGATCGCGATTACCTCGTCGCGGCGCTGGGCCGGATTGTGGGCGGGCGTGGCGCTGTTCACGCTCGCGTTCTTCACAAAGCAAACCCAGATCGTCGCTCCAGCTGCAGTGCTCGTCGGAATGCTGTGGCGGCGCGAGACAACGCGTGCAGGCATCTTCTGCATCGCAATGCTGGCGGCCGTCGGCATCACGACGCTGGCCCTTCAGTTGATGACCGGCGGGGAGTTCCTCCGCCACACTGTGCTCTACAACATGAACGTGTTCGATCCGGAGCAACTGCAGCGCTGGATTCACCACATCTGGTTCTGGGGCAAGTTCAAGATCGTCGCCACGGCGCTGCTGCTGATGGTCGTACCGGCTGTCTGGCGTCACCAGCGTTGGATCGAACGAGACGAGGAGAGCGGCGAAGAGGAGGCCCAGGACGACACGCCTCCGGAGGGAATCACATTCACCGCGTACCTGATCTTTGCGACTTTGTCTGTGATCAGCATCGGCAAGGAAGGCGCCGCGGCGAATTACCTGCTGGAGTTCAATGCGGCGATTGCGCTGTTCGTGGGCGTGAACCTGGGGTTGCTGGTGCGCCGCGTGGGCGATCGCGAGCACCCCCACCAGACGCTGACGCTCATGAGCGGCCTCACCATCGCTCTGTTCTGGTTTCATGCGCTCGATCTGTTTGCATACCCGGTCGCCGATGGCGTCCAGAAGCGCGATCTGCTCGCCGGCGGACCTACGCAGCAGGACCGTGCGGTCGCCGAGGTCGTCTACAGCCAGGTCCTCGACGCGACGGGGCCGGTGCTGTGCGAGGAGCCGGTCTTCAACATCCTTGCGGGCCAGAAAGTGCTCTTCCAGCCCTTCATCATGAGCCAGTTGGCGAAAGAGAAGAAATGGGACGAGTCGGGCTTTGTGAAGGATCTGATTGAGGGGAAATTCGATCTGATCGTCACAAGCCAGGACCTGATGGACGATGACCAGTTCTTCTGGCGCTTCACGCCAAACATGCGCGCGGCAATCAAGGCAAGCTACGTGGAGAAGTCCCACGTCGGGCGCTACTTCCTGTACGTCCCCAAAGACCCGTCTGAGACCGATCCAGATCGCCCATGGATCGCGGCTCTGAGTTGGGACTCGGCGCATCTCGATGCGACCTGA
- a CDS encoding heavy-metal-associated domain-containing protein has protein sequence MSKATLKVEGMSCGKCAARVEKAALALDGVTAVSASHEQDSATVEFEDGAVTTAQIADAITAAGYSASA, from the coding sequence ATGTCAAAAGCGACACTGAAGGTCGAAGGGATGTCCTGTGGAAAGTGCGCCGCCCGCGTCGAGAAGGCCGCTCTGGCTCTCGATGGCGTGACGGCGGTGTCGGCGAGCCACGAACAGGACTCCGCAACTGTCGAATTCGAAGATGGAGCGGTCACAACGGCCCAGATCGCGGATGCGATCACCGCTGCCGGGTACTCTGCGAGCGCTTGA
- the glmU gene encoding bifunctional UDP-N-acetylglucosamine diphosphorylase/glucosamine-1-phosphate N-acetyltransferase GlmU — protein MAKKSKRKLIAVILAAGQGTRMKSQRPKVLHSICGTPMIDHVLDSLQPLKPDEVYVITGHLHDEVKAHVGSRAECILQKDRLGTAHAVKMARRKFANKDADVLIMCGDAPLIKTETVEALLHRRRSHHTACVVLTTTLPDPTGYGRIVRNRDNTVRKIVEHKDTNTYEEKIDEINTGTYCFDAQDLAWAINRVSNKNAQKEYYLTDVVEIFQVAGKEVEAVVCEDPTEVVGVNSRRDMAQAERFLRARINNRIMDEGVTIVDPQNTYIDNTVKIGRDTKILPFTIIEGATQIGEGCRIGPNCSLHDARLNDGVVVRNSIVEDATVGKNVQIGPYAHIRPGTKLPAGARIGTFEEISQQDLDEDYEMLDLHSDFLLGAPKAEGRKAPAKKAPAKKARKSGAKKK, from the coding sequence ATGGCAAAAAAGAGCAAGCGCAAGTTGATCGCGGTCATTCTGGCCGCCGGTCAGGGAACCCGCATGAAGTCCCAGCGGCCCAAAGTCCTGCATTCGATCTGCGGCACCCCGATGATCGATCACGTGCTGGACTCTCTTCAGCCGCTGAAGCCGGACGAGGTCTACGTGATCACGGGCCATCTGCACGACGAGGTGAAGGCCCATGTTGGCTCCCGAGCCGAGTGCATCCTGCAGAAGGATCGCCTGGGCACTGCGCATGCCGTCAAGATGGCCCGCCGCAAGTTCGCCAACAAGGATGCCGATGTCCTCATCATGTGCGGCGACGCGCCCCTCATCAAGACTGAGACGGTCGAGGCGCTTCTGCACCGCCGTCGCAGCCACCACACCGCTTGCGTTGTCCTGACGACCACATTGCCGGATCCGACCGGTTACGGGCGAATTGTCCGCAATCGCGACAACACCGTTCGCAAGATCGTCGAGCACAAGGACACCAACACCTACGAAGAGAAGATCGACGAGATCAACACCGGCACGTATTGCTTCGACGCCCAGGACCTGGCGTGGGCAATCAACCGCGTGAGCAATAAGAACGCTCAGAAGGAATACTACCTGACGGATGTGGTGGAGATCTTCCAGGTGGCAGGCAAAGAAGTCGAAGCCGTCGTCTGCGAGGACCCGACGGAAGTTGTCGGCGTGAACAGCCGCCGCGACATGGCCCAGGCCGAGCGATTCTTGCGCGCCCGCATCAACAACCGCATCATGGACGAAGGCGTCACCATCGTCGATCCTCAGAATACGTACATCGACAACACGGTGAAGATCGGCCGGGACACGAAGATCCTGCCGTTCACGATCATCGAGGGCGCGACCCAGATCGGCGAAGGCTGTCGGATTGGCCCGAACTGCTCGTTGCACGACGCCCGGCTCAACGATGGTGTTGTTGTGCGGAACTCGATCGTCGAGGACGCCACCGTCGGGAAGAACGTCCAGATCGGTCCCTACGCCCATATTCGCCCCGGGACCAAGCTCCCCGCCGGTGCCCGGATCGGCACGTTCGAGGAAATCAGCCAACAGGACCTCGACGAGGATTACGAGATGCTCGACCTGCACTCGGACTTCCTCCTCGGTGCTCCCAAGGCAGAGGGACGGAAGGCACCAGCCAAAAAGGCCCCAGCCAAGAAGGCCCGCAAGAGCGGCGCGAAGAAGAAGTAA
- a CDS encoding 3-isopropylmalate dehydratase codes for MEKTIRGRAFVLGDDIDTDQIIPAEHLAYNPSDPEERKMFGKYSLCGVPPAQAGLPQGNVPFVKDGEYSSEFDIVIGGKNFGCGSSREHAPLSLAEAGVKAVVAEFYARIFFRNSVNGGYVVPFESTERLVEKVRTGDDVEIDMEAAKLINHTTGESYGLEPLGDVLPIIEAGDVFEYARGAGMLKD; via the coding sequence ATGGAAAAGACCATCCGCGGCCGAGCGTTCGTGCTCGGCGACGACATCGATACAGATCAGATTATCCCGGCCGAGCACCTGGCTTACAACCCCTCGGATCCTGAAGAACGGAAGATGTTCGGCAAGTATAGCCTTTGCGGCGTGCCGCCGGCCCAGGCCGGACTGCCCCAGGGCAATGTCCCGTTCGTCAAGGACGGAGAGTACAGCAGCGAGTTTGACATCGTGATCGGCGGAAAGAACTTCGGTTGCGGCAGCTCGCGCGAGCATGCGCCGCTGTCTCTCGCCGAGGCTGGCGTGAAAGCCGTCGTGGCGGAGTTTTACGCGCGGATTTTCTTCCGGAATTCGGTCAACGGCGGCTATGTGGTCCCGTTCGAATCCACGGAACGCCTGGTCGAGAAGGTTCGGACGGGCGACGACGTCGAGATCGACATGGAAGCAGCCAAACTGATCAACCACACGACCGGCGAGTCTTACGGCCTGGAGCCACTGGGAGACGTGCTGCCGATCATCGAGGCCGGGGACGTCTTCGAGTACGCCCGCGGCGCAGGAATGCTCAAGGACTGA
- a CDS encoding rhomboid family intramembrane serine protease, with amino-acid sequence MESSLAGSDLAGLQTRVNPLAAGLLPRVNSDVMLFFLFPCGMNLRLSKRGLFSYVLLALILYRLIAATIYPAQLSVLITQMLPPEAWNVEFWSAILQSLFTPVTQLPPPLQISSSYPTSVSLIMLFWLIFGPALEDRLGREGFVLFYLGGALISAICCSLPFMGDVPIFWLGHGAALFMIGVCYHQFLTDEVKLFYLFFLWIPWTNKSGIAHISSLFVLTPIHIMAALALSPIWYIQRDEMSGAAIGAGIWAFLLPFVGTGVSWVYDRLRRKMIPQEEAQVMG; translated from the coding sequence GTGGAATCGTCGCTCGCGGGAAGCGATCTCGCGGGGCTGCAGACCCGCGTCAATCCGCTTGCCGCCGGGCTACTGCCGAGGGTCAACTCAGATGTTATGCTATTCTTTCTCTTCCCGTGCGGCATGAACCTGCGGCTCTCGAAGCGAGGGCTGTTTTCGTACGTGTTGCTGGCACTGATTCTGTACCGATTGATCGCCGCGACGATCTACCCGGCGCAGCTCTCTGTGCTGATCACCCAGATGTTGCCGCCGGAGGCCTGGAATGTCGAATTCTGGTCGGCGATTCTCCAGAGCCTGTTCACGCCGGTCACACAGCTCCCACCGCCTCTCCAGATTTCGTCCTCCTACCCGACATCCGTGTCGCTGATCATGCTGTTCTGGCTTATCTTCGGCCCTGCCCTGGAGGATCGACTCGGCCGTGAGGGCTTCGTCTTGTTCTACCTCGGCGGGGCGCTGATATCGGCAATCTGCTGCTCGTTGCCCTTTATGGGGGATGTTCCCATCTTCTGGCTGGGACATGGTGCAGCACTGTTCATGATCGGTGTCTGCTATCACCAGTTTCTCACCGACGAAGTGAAGCTGTTCTACCTGTTCTTCCTCTGGATCCCGTGGACGAACAAGAGCGGGATCGCTCACATCTCCAGCCTGTTCGTCCTGACGCCGATTCACATCATGGCGGCGCTGGCGCTGAGCCCAATCTGGTATATCCAGCGCGACGAGATGAGTGGCGCCGCCATCGGAGCGGGCATCTGGGCATTCCTGCTGCCGTTCGTGGGCACAGGAGTGTCTTGGGTGTACGATCGACTTCGCAGAAAGATGATCCCGCAGGAAGAAGCCCAGGTAATGGGCTGA
- a CDS encoding glycosyltransferase family 9 protein → MTSFANIDPQQIKEDCRFYSGYKPCGKSDGCPDCAEYQPRGTEILIIKLGAMGDALRTKCLLPGLKRLHPQSWITWLTAPGTEPIVRDPLVDEVRALTPGGVLALEGRCFDLLLCLDKDAEAVALSRKIEATRKLGYAPTAGNQATVWNDGATYALRLGLSDDLKYRQNELTHPKILYGMAEMEYQGDEYGLEVSPAAREAAECILERGGVPKGARLIGLNTGCGPVFETKAWTQEGYAELIQRLSAQPELCMILLGGPREQELHRDLMHRAGDLAGARVFDSGNFNSLEVFFALVDECAALLSADSLAMHVGIALKKQLVAFFGPTCHQEVDLFGRGEMIVTDFQCSPCYLKRCNVRPSCMQSMDAADVEAAILRVLENA, encoded by the coding sequence GTGACGTCCTTCGCCAACATCGATCCGCAACAGATCAAGGAAGACTGCCGATTCTATTCGGGTTACAAGCCCTGTGGGAAGTCCGATGGCTGCCCTGATTGCGCAGAGTACCAGCCGCGGGGAACGGAGATCCTGATTATCAAGCTCGGCGCGATGGGCGACGCGTTGCGAACGAAGTGTCTCCTCCCGGGCCTGAAGCGCCTCCACCCGCAATCCTGGATCACATGGCTGACAGCCCCCGGCACCGAGCCGATCGTCCGCGATCCACTGGTGGACGAGGTGCGCGCGCTGACGCCGGGCGGAGTCCTGGCTCTGGAGGGCAGGTGTTTCGACCTGCTGCTCTGCCTTGATAAGGATGCAGAAGCCGTTGCCCTGTCGCGCAAGATCGAAGCGACACGCAAGCTCGGCTATGCGCCGACGGCGGGCAACCAGGCGACTGTCTGGAACGACGGCGCGACCTATGCGCTGCGCCTCGGGCTCTCGGACGATTTGAAGTATCGGCAGAACGAGCTGACACACCCCAAGATCCTGTACGGCATGGCGGAGATGGAGTACCAGGGCGACGAATACGGCCTGGAGGTCTCCCCTGCCGCCAGGGAAGCTGCAGAGTGCATTCTGGAGCGCGGGGGAGTCCCCAAGGGGGCACGATTAATCGGCCTTAACACAGGCTGCGGGCCTGTCTTCGAGACAAAGGCGTGGACGCAGGAGGGCTACGCCGAACTGATCCAGCGACTGTCCGCGCAACCGGAGCTTTGCATGATCCTGCTGGGCGGCCCACGGGAGCAGGAACTGCATCGCGACCTGATGCACCGCGCGGGCGACCTGGCCGGGGCGCGTGTCTTTGATTCGGGGAATTTCAACTCGCTTGAGGTCTTCTTCGCGCTGGTGGACGAATGCGCTGCCTTGCTGAGCGCCGACAGTCTGGCGATGCACGTAGGCATTGCTCTGAAGAAACAACTGGTCGCCTTCTTCGGCCCAACCTGCCACCAGGAGGTGGACCTGTTCGGCCGCGGTGAAATGATCGTGACAGATTTCCAGTGCTCCCCATGCTATCTGAAGCGCTGCAACGTGCGGCCATCGTGCATGCAGTCCATGGACGCGGCCGATGTCGAAGCGGCGATTCTGCGCGTGCTGGAGAACGCATGA